A region of the Gemmatimonadota bacterium genome:
GCGGGCCGGACGGCGAGTCCCCCGGCGACGTCGTACATCAGCAGCAAGATCGCGTCCGTGGCCAGGTACGCTTGCGGGATCGCGATGCGGCGGTTGGCCGAGTCGTCCAGCGTGCGCTCGAGCCACTGGGACGCGGCGGTGTAGGCCGGGTCGAGCGAAAGTGCAATAACATGACGCGCCAGACCGACCATGCGCTCGGCGCGCATGGGGTTCCGCTTGTAGGGCATGGCCGAGGAGCCGACCTGCTCGGCCTCGAAAGGCTCCTCGACCTCCTGCAAATGCTGCAGCAGCCGCACGTCGTGGCCGAACTTGGATGCGGAGGCCGCGATCCCGGCCAGCGTGGCCAGGAACGCGAAGTCAGTCTTGCGCGGGTACGTCTGCCCCGTGACGGCGTAGAGCCGTTCGAAGCCGAGCTTCCCGGCCAGGCGGCGGTTCAGCTCGAGCACCCGGGCATGGTCGCCGCCGAAGAGCTCGAGGAACGACGCCTCCGTGCCCGTCGCGCCGCGCGCGCCGCGGAAGCGGAGTGTGGCCAGGCGGTGCTCGACCTCTTCGACGTCCAGCAGCAGGTCCTGCAGCCACAAAGTGGCGCGCTTCCCGACCGTAGTGGGCTGCGCGGGCTGAAAGTGGGTGTAGCCCAACGCGGGCAAGTCTCGGTAGCGGCGGGCGAACGCCGCCAGGGCGGCCACGCACGCCAGCAGGCGCTCGAGCAGCAGTCGCAGCGCATCGCGGTGCTGGAGCAGCTCCGTGTTATCCGTGACGTAGGCGCTGGTCGCGCCCAGGTGAATGATGCCGCGGGCTGCGGGGGCGGCCTGGGCAAAGAGATGGATGTGGGCCATCACGTCGTGCCGCAGCCGCCGCTCGAGCTGGGCCGCGCGTTCGAGGTCCAGGTCATCGAGGTGAGCGCGCATCTGCTCGAGCGCCGGCTGCGGGATGGGCAGGCCGAGCTCGTACTGCGCCTCCGCCAGGGCCAGCCACAAGCGCCGCCAGGTGCCGAACTTGTAGGCGGGCGAGAAGATGCGGCTCATCTCGGGCGAGGCGTAGCGCTCGAGCAGGGGGTCG
Encoded here:
- a CDS encoding adenylosuccinate lyase, translating into MLSAYRDPLLERYASPEMSRIFSPAYKFGTWRRLWLALAEAQYELGLPIPQPALEQMRAHLDDLDLERAAQLERRLRHDVMAHIHLFAQAAPAARGIIHLGATSAYVTDNTELLQHRDALRLLLERLLACVAALAAFARRYRDLPALGYTHFQPAQPTTVGKRATLWLQDLLLDVEEVEHRLATLRFRGARGATGTEASFLELFGGDHARVLELNRRLAGKLGFERLYAVTGQTYPRKTDFAFLATLAGIAASASKFGHDVRLLQHLQEVEEPFEAEQVGSSAMPYKRNPMRAERMVGLARHVIALSLDPAYTAASQWLERTLDDSANRRIAIPQAYLATDAILLLMYDVAGGLAVRPAVIRRRLLEELPFLASEWILMRAVKAGGDRQALHERLRRHAHAAAERMKEEGAENDLFERIAADEAFALSRDDMVDMLDPARHVGRAPAQVDEFLKEHVQPLLARHGPMVPPPRPPS